The following coding sequences lie in one Lolium perenne isolate Kyuss_39 chromosome 2, Kyuss_2.0, whole genome shotgun sequence genomic window:
- the LOC127336031 gene encoding malonyl-coenzyme:anthocyanin 5-O-glucoside-6'''-O-malonyltransferase-like, which yields MAEVRVLERIRVAPAPPTPSAAELPITFFDAAWLFTGPVERLFFYRHPDPRSTLPLLASSLPHALRRFFPLAGTLSLAAGHRFAYAHGDALALVLAESSADEDDFDRLVATGPRDLRKMRALVPGLPPPREDGAFEVAAVQATVFPGRGLCLGVSVHHAACDDASATLFVRTWAAACRLGGLDGADVPPAPVLDRSLVADPDDLLGKTLAGMRVLASGPPPPPPPPAQETEMPAPVIASFPLTRDQIDGIKDAASEPAGTRPRPSSFVAASALAWVCLLRSRAVGVDGAARSHMLFSAECRSRLSPPLPAEYFGNCLRPCFVEAATSELTNGDGGVAAAAAAIGSAIREMERGVLEGAEGWLGKVLSVLPERPMSVGGSPRHGVYEGTDFGWGRPCRVEMVSIEKTPGTVSLAEGPDGEGGVEVEVGVVLPPDAMEAFASCFRDMVRLSGKSV from the coding sequence ATGGCGGAAGTGCGCGTGCTGGAGCGGATCCGCGTGGCGCCGGCGCCGCCGACCCCCTCCGCCGCGGAGCTCCCCATCACCTTCTTCGACGCCGCCTGGCTCTTCACCGGCCCCGTCGAGCGCCTCTTCTTCTACCGCCACCCCGACCCGCGGTCCACCCTCCCGCTCCTCGCCTCCTCCCTCCCGCACGCGCTCCGCCGCTTCTTCCCGCTCGCCGGCACCCTCAGCCTCGCCGCAGGCCACCGCTTCGCCTACGCCCACGGCGACGCGCTCGCCCTCGTCCTCGCCGAGTCTTCCGCGGACGAGGACGACTTCGACCGACTCGTCGCCACCGGGCCCCGGGACCTGCGCAAGATGCGCGCTCTCGTGCCTGGCTTGCCCCCGCCGCGGGAGGACGGGGCATTCGAGGTCGCGGCCGTGCAGGCCACCGTGTTCCCCGGCCGTGGCCTCTGCCTCGGCGTGTCCGTGCACCACGCCGCCTGCGACGACGCCTCCGCCACGCTCTTCGTCCGGACCTGGGCCGCCGCGTGCCGCCTCGGCGGCCTCGATGGTGCTGACGTGCCGCCCGCGCCGGTGCTCGACCGCTCCCTAGTCGCCGACCCCGACGACCTGCTCGGCAAGACGCTCGCCGGGATGAGGGTGCTCGCGTCCGGCccacccccgccgccgccgccgcccgcgcagGAAACGGAGATGCCGGCACCGGTGATCGCGTCCTTCCCGCTGACGCGCGACCAGATCGACGGGATCAAGGACGCGGCGTCAGAACCTGCAGGAACGCGGCCGCGCCCGTCGTCGTTCGTGGCGGCGTCGGCGCTGGCGTGGGTGTGCCTCCTGAGGAGCCGTGCCGTGGGCGTGGACGGCGCGGCGCGCAGCCACATGCTGTTCTCCGCCGAGTGCCGGTCGAGGCTGTCGCCGCCGCTCCCCGCCGAGTACTTCGGCAACTGCCTGCGCCCATGCTTCGTGGAGGCCGCCACGTCGGAACTCACGAACGGCGACGGTGGCgtggcggctgcggcggcggccatCGGGTCGGCGATCAGGGAGATGGAGCGTGGCGTGCTGGAGGGCGCGGAGGGGTGGCTGGGGAAGGTGCTGTCGGTGCTGCCGGAGCGGCCCATGTCGGTGGGCGGGTCGCCGAGGCACGGCGTGTACGAGGGCACAGACTTCGGGTGGGGCAGGCCGTGCCGGGTGGAGATGGTGTCCATCGAGAAGACGCCCGGGACGGTGTCGCTTGCGGAGGGCCCCGACGGCGAGGGCGGCGTCGAGGTCGAGGTCGGGGTCGTGCTCCCGCCGGACGCCATGGAAGCCTTCGCTTCTTGCTTCCGCGACATGGTCCGCCTCAGCGGCAAGAGCGTCTGA